The sequence below is a genomic window from Candidatus Alcyoniella australis.
AACAAGGCCAAGCAATCATTCGAACAGGCGCTCGTTGCCGATCCGACCAACGCCCAGGCGTTGATCAACCTGGGCGCGGCCAAGCGCCGTTTGGGCGATACTGCCGGCGCCGAGGCCGACTACAAGCGGGCCCAGGTCCTGGATCCGCGCAACGCCGGGATCTACCTCAATCTTGCTATTCTCTACGCCGACGACCTGGGCAAGCCCGAGTTGGCGGCGAAGAATTTCCGCAACTACTACAGCATGAGCTCCGGCGATCCAGAGCGCATCGAGCGCGTACAGCAATGGATCAAGAAGGCGGAACAGAACGCCAGCGCTCCTCCGCCGGCCGAACCGACCCCTCCCGCGGAGCCGCCGGCGCAGCCGGAAACGCCGCCGGAGGTCCAGTGAGACAGGAGGCGGGCATGTGCAGGCTGATCACGGCGATTGCTCTGGGGCTTCTGTTGACGCTGGCAATTTGTGCGATCGTTGACAACCGCGCACAAGCACAGTCGTACCTGGTTTATGACCCGTTGGTCATCGAGGGACAGATCCAGCGGCCGCAGGCGATGTACATCATCCAACGCGCCGGATTGGATTACGGCTCGCAGATCAAGAGCCGGGACTTTGTTAACTTAATCATTTACGAGTTTGAGCGCGACGAGCTCTAATTCGGAGATCATAGATGAATGTTTGCACCAACACTCGACGCCAGTTCAAATCTCCGGGGATACCTGGATATTCAGCGTCCGTGCTGCTAGATTACGGCGAATTGTTTTCCCGACAGGGCCGCCAAATGGTGGCAGGACCTGGCGGGTTGGCTGAGCCCGACCTTTTGGGGTGGGGCAATAAAGAGCGTCTCAGCGCCGCGGACGGGGCACCGTCGTCCGCGGACATTTCGGCGCCCGAACTTAACGAGAACGGGCTTAAGCCAGCCTTCAGGCAGGAGGATTGACGAGATGGAACAAGAGTCCACTCTGTTCGCACCGTTTCAGGCGGGCGGACCCGCGATGTACGTCATCGCGATCTTCTCAATTTTCGCGATTGCGATCATTATCGAGCGGACGATCTACATTTTCTTCCGCTACAACATCAATGGTCCGGCGTTCATGAACCAGGTCACCAAGCTGATCAACGCCAACAACATCGATCGCGCATTACAATTGTGCAAGGCCGCGAAAAATGCAGCTCTGGCCAGGGTGATCGAGGCGGGGCTTAAACGCCACGACCGATCCGAACGCGAGATCCAGGACGCGGTGGACGAGGCCGCGCTCGAGATCTTGCCACAGCTGCAAAAACGAACGGGCTATCTGCAGATGATCGCCAACGTCTCGACTCTGCTGGGACTGTTGGGTACGATCATGGGCATCATCCTGGCTTTCCAGGGCGTGGCCGACGCCGACGCCAAGGAGAAGCAGGAGGTGCTGGCGACGGGCATTTACCGCGCGCTGTATACCACGGCGGCCGGTTTGATCGTCGCCATCCCGGCACTTGTCGCTCACTCGGTTCTGATGACCAAGACCGTACGGATCATCGACGAGATCGACGAGTTCTCGGTGAAGCTGATCAACATGCTGGTGGCCCGCCAGAGCAAACAGTCCGACGGGAAGTAGGACTCACAGCCCCTTAGGAGGCTTCCATGTCGGGAAGGCCGTCTCAGAAATCTAGATCGCGAGCAGATGAAGCCGAGATCAATCTGATCCCGATGATGAACCTGCTGTGCATCCTGATTCCGTTTCTGCTGCTGTCGGCCGCCTTCGTGCAGCTGACGATGATCGAGACCAGTCTGCCGGCACGTGCCAGGGCGGTCGCAACCGACGAGCCGATCCCCGAGCCCGAGGAGAAGCTGACGCTGACCGTGCTGATCCTGGAGGACGGGATGACCCTCGCCGGCGCGGGCGGAATCCTGGCGGTCGGCGGTGAGGGCGAGCAGGCGCAGAACGTGATGATCGGCAAGAAACGGCAGATCCTGATGCGGACGGACGGTCTGGAACTGCGCGACGAGACGGGCCAACCGATCTGGGGCGACGATTACGACTGGGATACGTTCAAGGCGAACCTGATTAAGGTCAAGCTGGGGTATCTCAACCAGTACAGCATCATTCTCATGCCTGAAGACACGATTTCGTACGAAACGATAATCAAGGTGATGGACACCGCGCGGTACTACAAGCCGGAAGGCAAAGATGAAGAAGAGTTCTTGTTCCCCAACGCGACCCTGGCCAAGGGGATCGTCGTGGGTTCGGTGCAATGAGCAAGAACCTTCATCCCCTCCCGGTTGTCTCAACGAGAAGAGGTTGACTTAGGGCTATGGCTTTCGCTGCTACAAAACGCAAAAGGATCGGCATTAAGCACGTCGAGCGTCAGATCCAGATGACCTCGCTGATGGACATGTTCACGATCCTGCTTTGCTTCCTGCTGGGCACCTACGACTCGGTCCAATTGCAGATCACGCCCAGCGAGAACCTGACGATGCCCACGTCGATCAACGACAAGCTGCCTTCGCAGGAGCCCGTGTCGGTGATGATCGCCAAGAACGCGATTTTGGTGGGCGACAGCTGGATCGTTGACGTCTCGCCCGACACCGGCGATGTCAACAGCCGCAGTACGCTGCCCCAGGACGGCTCCTGGGATCCGCTGATCATCCCCGAGCTCTACCAAGTGCTCAAGACGCGGACCGACCGACTGCGCGAGCGCGCCCAGATGGAGGGCACAAGTTTCACCGGTAAACTGATGTTGATGGGGGACAAGGACATCCCCTACGGTTTGCTTAAGCGGGTGATGATTACGGCCGGCAAGGCAGAGTTTGGCGACTTCCAGCTGCTGACATACCAGACCTATTCAAGGAAGAAGGAATAGAGGTAAGCCATGGCCGCCAAAGGTAAAACCAGCCCCAGCTCCGGATCGGTCAAGCATCCGGGGGGCAAGGGAGTCGGCAGCAATACCGATACCATGGTAAGCGGGCTCAAGGTGGGCCTGGTCCAGGACGGCAAGATCATCGAGGAACGGCTGCTCAAGCCGGGCCGGAAGCTGACCGTGGGCACCGATCCGAGCAATACCTTCGTGCTGCTCGAACAGGGCTTGCCCAAGAAACATACATTGTTCCACGGCGTCGAGGGCCAATGGTCCGCCAGCTTCCTGGGCGCGATGCGTGGCAAATACAGCGTGTCCCAGGGCATGGTCGATTTGGCCGATCTGGCCAAAGAGGGCAGCAAGGGCGACGCGGTCGCCACCAGGCTCGATGAGAGATCCAAGGGCAAGATTTCGGTCGGCGAGTCGGTGATCCTGTTCCAGGTAGTGCGGGTCAAGAACGAGCCGCCGATCATGGAACTGCCCAAGGAATTGAGGAAGGGCTTCCTAAAAAGCTTTGACGTGCACTTCGTCGTGATCTTGGTGGTCTCGGCCCTGCTGCACTGG
It includes:
- a CDS encoding MotA/TolQ/ExbB proton channel family protein, producing MEQESTLFAPFQAGGPAMYVIAIFSIFAIAIIIERTIYIFFRYNINGPAFMNQVTKLINANNIDRALQLCKAAKNAALARVIEAGLKRHDRSEREIQDAVDEAALEILPQLQKRTGYLQMIANVSTLLGLLGTIMGIILAFQGVADADAKEKQEVLATGIYRALYTTAAGLIVAIPALVAHSVLMTKTVRIIDEIDEFSVKLINMLVARQSKQSDGK
- a CDS encoding biopolymer transporter ExbD, with translation MSGRPSQKSRSRADEAEINLIPMMNLLCILIPFLLLSAAFVQLTMIETSLPARARAVATDEPIPEPEEKLTLTVLILEDGMTLAGAGGILAVGGEGEQAQNVMIGKKRQILMRTDGLELRDETGQPIWGDDYDWDTFKANLIKVKLGYLNQYSIILMPEDTISYETIIKVMDTARYYKPEGKDEEEFLFPNATLAKGIVVGSVQ
- a CDS encoding biopolymer transporter ExbD; this encodes MAFAATKRKRIGIKHVERQIQMTSLMDMFTILLCFLLGTYDSVQLQITPSENLTMPTSINDKLPSQEPVSVMIAKNAILVGDSWIVDVSPDTGDVNSRSTLPQDGSWDPLIIPELYQVLKTRTDRLRERAQMEGTSFTGKLMLMGDKDIPYGLLKRVMITAGKAEFGDFQLLTYQTYSRKKE